GATCTGTGTCAGTTCGAACCTTTCACCAAGTTTGGATTTTAACCAATGCCAGAGTGAACACTGCTGTaggagagtctcatctcattatctgtagccgctttatcctgttctacagggtcgcaggcaagctggagcctatcccagctgactacgggcgaaaggcggggtacaccctgaacaagtcgccaggtcatcacaggactgacacatagacacagacaaccattcacactcacattcacacctacgctcaatttagagtcaccagttaacctaacctgcatgtctttggactgtgggggaaaccggagcacccggaggaaacccacgcggacacggggagaacatgcaaactccacacagaaaggccctcgccggccatggggctcaaacccggaccttgttACAGGAGAGTACATCCGGAAATATCACCCATATTCTGTTTAGATGAAAGGTATACACTACAAAAGAACTATAAAACTCTAGAGCTTTATTAACAAAGATGCAGTGTGTCTGTGCCTTGGTGTTAATTTGTTTTATGAGGAGCTCCTAATTAAATATTAGACATctacaggaaaggggctacaactgtcacatcccaaatatcaagccactcttgaaccagagacaacatcagaagcgtcttacctgggctaaggagagaaagaactggactgttgtttagtggttcaaagtcctcttttcagatgaaagtaaattttgcatttcatttggaaatcaatgtcctagaatctggaggaagagtggagaggcacagaatccaaggtgtttgaagtccagtgtgaagtttctgcagtctgtgatgatttggggtgccatgtcatctgttggtccactgtgttttatcaagtccaaggtcaacacagctgtctaccaggagattttagagcacttcatacttTCATCTGCtgccaagctttatggagatgtcgATTTCCTGTTCCGGCAGGACCTAGCACCTgcctacagtgccaaaactactaccaaatgatttgctgaccatgatattactgtgcttgattggccagccaactcacctgacctgaagcccagagagaatctacggagtactgtcaagaggaagatgagaaacacccgacccaaaaatacagacgagctgaaggccgctaacaaagcaacctgggcttcaataacatctcagcagtgccacaggctgatcgcctctatGCTAcgccacactgatgcagtaattcatggtaaaggagccccagccaagtattgagtgtataaattaacatacttttcaAAAGTTGCAtgtctgtattgtaaatcatttttttatttatcttaggaaatattcaaataatttgagatactggatttctaattttcattagctataagccataatcatgaaGATTACaacaaaaaagccttgaaatatttcactttacgtgtaatgaatatagaatatatgaaagtttacttttttaattaaattacaaaaaacagaactttcatgatattctaattttaggTGTATTTGATATGTAATATATAAAATTGAGATATTACACGGTCGCACGAAtattttatctttgagtggtgaatgtatacttCATGAGTGAGCGTaatgaatgagtgaaatatttttcagtaTGAAAAAGTAAATTTCATATCGGCGTGCCactatgtaatgttctttatattatatgaacacatcgagtttttcaacacaaagaTGAGCTTCATACCTTCAAGCCAACgtgcaattttctttttattatagagacacattcacaaacaaaaactacccaaatttattaaaacaattcacTGTCACTGTTTTAGCTTGGTCGAGAGCTAGTTTAGCACTACATGCTCAGTGGATATAACATacaaataacactttttttttttagtagtagTTGTAAAAACAAGCATGTTCTGTTAAGTACATGAAACCACCATCAAGCCCTTTGTGGCATCTAGGAGTTGTAGCTCTGTAGGACTGAATCAGTGCCTGAAGCACAGTACATGGAGAAATCCATCAGTCACCATAATGTTGAATAAAAGTCTGTACAAGGTCCATTTAAGCTTTTATACTGTCCATCTTCATTAATCCCAAAAAAGAAATCATAAGGTCCTAGTCCTTCGGGAGAGGAATTCCAATAGCTGACTGGCTATGTCCTTGTAAAAGTTCTCTGGCTTGGTCTACCTGGTCCTGAGTGCAGTAGTCCTGCAAGAAAACTGTGGCCAGATTGCTGAGGCGAGGATTCTGTGCAAGTGAGAAGCGTAGCATGCACTGCACTACTGCACTGTCTGTGGTTTGGGAGTGTGATGCTTCTGTGGTAAGGTTCATTAATGTTGTGATGGCAGATAAAATGGTCTCATCTCTGTGACTTGACAAGCATGCTGTGACTAAAGGAATTCCTCCACTTTGCAAAATTTGATCACGACACTCCTGGTCCATGCTGAGGTTACACAGGCCACCTGAGGGGACAaacacaatgaaaaaaaaaatcaggtagtGAACATAATGACAGTGCAGACTGCTTCATCAGAAAGAATACAGATGTACTTATTGTGCCTGTATCAATTTTACAGAATTTGTACATTTTTAAACATAAAATGTCAGTTTAGCTATAGTCACCAATTCCAAACTCCACAAAGTTCTCGTTTTCCTCCGTTAGCATGTCCAAGAAGAGCTCAGTGACCTGAAGCATCCGCAAGGCTTCCATGTTACGTGGATCATAAGAAAAATTGGCCAGGTTGGCTAGAATTTGCTCCTTGGCTTCTATACAGAATGAATGAAAGAGCTGGAGATGTTTTTCatatttatcaaaaaaaaaaaagcatatgttCATGTAAATGCCTTTCATGAAGCTAATACCTTCACTGTCAGTGTCCTGAAATTCTGTCACAAGCCCCTGTAAATATTCCAACCTATCTGATGCACAGAATCGATCCATTCCTGTAGAATCTGTAAAATTTAAGAGCAGAGGGTATTTAAGCATCTGAAGGAAATGTGTCATGGTCAGGTTTCCTCTTACAATTAATATGAAAAGCAATCTTAATCATTTTTGAAATGTTATTCTAACTAGCACAAATTTCAGACTCACTTTAGGTAAATAGACAGACTTTAGATTAAAAGGTGCTgattgcaaagtcatctgaaattttcaaatttttttttattgtgcatggcattttcctatgcctcacaagaacaatatcatgcggacaagatgtgatcattttgacgtgctgagggtcgcttttctccatttttgggaccgttttcctgcCTTTTGAGGTGAACAGTATGGTACTATGGAAATAGCTGAAAGCGAGGAGCTTTaagtaattagcataactatggaactgcatcacaccaagatggtgacgtGCAGAAAACATGACaattaaaaatttattttataccagcagatcgcatCACATCCAAAAGCTAAAACATGCAGGCattacagatccatataatttacccacaaatgtatctaTTTATTCTTCccactcactctgtgtgtgtgtgtacacatgcatattcactgcttcaaatggattaaatgcagaggaggaattttgctgtgtttgagtgtacatgtgacaaaaataaaggctgctgctTCTTAGTTTACccagaaatgtatttattccattcgaaaagtgtacggcaaaccagctactggatttggggcactatgacatcctgaactgtttagtatttggacttctaaatacactggagatgcaCTAAAGGCATACAAAAGTATAGATGTCTACCAATATTCTAAGGCAGGTTTTGGGTgtgctggaatgttatgggaaactgctgataaagaaaaataccttattatgacaaaggtaagctcaaacatggacttctaatagtaatgaACAAATCAGGGCATAGATCtatcatattttatggtgtttagccaagtctacattatcagtagatAACATGCTACTTGTCTCACCATGCATTaaatctaataaaatatatcacgtcTAAAGCctacatccagatatacattttaacgtttggccatgctgacttgttttggctAAAAGTAGTTCAaatgccccacggtggtcacgtgatattgttgatcACTGGCAATCACGGGAATCGTAAAAATGCGGGACGCATTTTATCTcgacaaaacatttacacataggatatacggtgtgtgcagcagcgaaacatctcaaaactccaacagcaatagaaatagaacattcagctcagaattcaactttgcagtcagcacctttaaatgcATGAATCAGAATGTATAGCAAACCCCCCACTAAACACGAAATCATCTAGAACAGTTGTTCCCAGCGCTGGTCCTCTAGTTCCCCCTGTGATTTCTTTGCTCCCAACATACCTGATCAGTTAATGAACAGCCCTTCCTCAATTCAACTCGTTTTTGTGTGCAAGACCAAGGTAGGGAACCTGTAATCTAGCTTATAGAATTGCGCCCAAAACGTACTCTGCTAACTCTAAAAACGAGTACATAAATTCATCACATGACCACGATGATACAAAACCGTTTGTGTGTGTTATTAACAGTTGTTTATACCCATTTTTCACTCTCTCCTAATGTGCGAGTTTGCGCATGCGTACTAGAGCTCGGGAATAATTTACCAGCCCGAAAATTTCTCTCTGGCGCGCGCGTTAAATGAAAAGCACATCCGGTCCGTACAAAAAATATATCCCCATGATCAGGTACACAAGATGAGTTCCGGGTTTATCGTGCAAGCTTCTTAAAGCTTTAGTAAACAGCCATGTAATGTTTGACAGCATGTAGGTACGCCCTGCTAAATACTATGCACTTAGAAAAGACTCCAAAATATATCCAACGTATATTAAATCAAAAGCAGGAATAAAAACACACTGCGAAAATGGTTTCCGGAAGTAAGGAGTACGTGTTTTGGCGAGCGTTTCGAGGTCATAGAGCAGTGAAGTTGTGAATGGAAAAACGATCATTGACCCGTCTAATAATTTATTTCGACAATACTATACTCCTGAATTCAATACTGCAACATGAAGCAGCACAAGCTGTCTGCAAAAAAGCGTCTTACAAAACCACTTCTCTTCGGCACGCTGATCGCAGGACTCGCAACAGCATTCTTTAACAGGTACTGACAATGCAGCGTTCACAAGCCCTACACCACCTTATGTGCTCCAAACATGGTGTTAATAACACGAAGTGTATTAGCCTACTTAATGCAATAATTTAATAGGTTATTCAAATAAGTAGATGTTTttgtttaaaactagttttggaaTCGGAAACACAATGATCAAGTTTAACATTAATTTTAAatattactttttatttttttcgtggtccaaatcctgcgctctgattggctggcgagcgggtcggtGTCCTACaatccggaccccggttatggacctcctggcgactcgcttgttcacaacaataacaaacatggtagcattttttttttttgtcaacgtttatttatttttttaaaaataagatttatttataagattatcaaaaatcttataaatgtttgccagcatttctcaggagaatagcattaattttacatcatggatagcgataacgacagtgttcacagcgaaagcgatttttactaccctgaggaagacaaaaaacatttcaggagaaagccaaaaacctgtaatttactaacgctgagcaaaaacatggctgaatcctgaatgactcctatttgtataaataggggactacataggcggcaaaatgtagggattttttttttcctgccatggaagtgcacttgtttactgaggaggaagccatttgcattacagccgtgaatgaggattaaaaacagcattaattttacatcatggacagtGATaaggacagtgttcacagcgaaagcgagttttactaccctgaggaagaagaaataaaacatttcaggagaaagctaaaaacctgtaatttgctaacgccaagcaaaaacatggctgaatcctgaatgactcctatttgtataaataggggactatataggcggcaaaatgtaggggttttttttcctgccatggaagtgcacttgtatactgaggaggaagcaatttgcattacagctgtgaatgaggattcaaaatagcattaattttacatcatggatagtagggctgtaacgatacacccaactcacgattcgattcgtatcgtgatttttgacccacgattcgatacgcccacgatttttttaaaatgtttttttaaagtagtaaatttgacttattaacatttatttacttacattaactatttaataacaaataattcacaccactgcagagaatgagtaatatgtatgcaaaaatgaacaaatgtatatccaaagattgttttatttctcaaaataatactgttgagccggaagctctgtttttttcggttctgaaaaagtcatttttccaaatcgtgtaaatccgttaagatcttttttttggggggggtggctctctcactgtctcactctcatagggccaatgattgtctgtgatcgcggaaaacagatggaaattacggaatttttatggtgaaacattgctcgcgtgtcaaaatgtaactgccgcagaaggcttccgcccaagcagacatgccttcagtgttgccagatattgctaacgttttccaccccaaaatatgttcaaaaccagccaaaaagcacctaaacccgcccaatctggcaacactgcatgcctttccggtcaagtgattgtgattggcttgtggcacacctagccagccaatgagctgcttgtttacagagtcgctccccgcgtcgcaaccagaatggcgaccgcttaaaagaaatgaatgctctgccagtggcgagtgtggacgttgcgtgactcgcagaagattgtcgcaggtcggcgaaaaaacgacttactaatagatataaaaaaataaaagtaatttaagtaagtttaaaatgtaatttaaataaaaagtaaagtattcataaattgaagtttggaagcgcctctgtttttgggctgaggagaagtttgaaagggtgtaccgcgattctgccttcttgtatcgcgatacggatcgtggctctgcgtatcgcgattttgatatgcatatcgttacagccctaatggatagtgataacgacagtgttcacagcgaaagcgagttttactaccctgaggaagaagaaataaaagaaaacatttcaggagaaagctaaaaacctgtaatttgctaacgccgagctaaaacatggctgaatcctgaatgactcctatttgtataaataggggactacataggcggcaaaatgtagttgttttcctgccatggaagtgcacttgtatactgaggaagaagcaatttgcattccagccgtgaatgaggattcaaaatggcggctcggctcggttttccctttcgggcgctctcgttttctgttagaatttggtaaagaaaaaaataaatattatttaccagcttaaggtcagtccgtatggtgaaataccgtgacctcggccttaaatactgacctcggcccagagggtctcaatcagtactttcaagacctcggtcacggtatttcacgatacggacctcccagctggtaaataacatatgtacttTTGCTGCTTATTATCTTCTGTTACTAATGTACTATATGTTTGACAGCGATTAAAACATGACTTTGTCTCTGAAGGCACTTGTTCTTTGAAGACGTGGATGAGCTTCGAGCTCAGGAACGAGCTCGTAATGATGCCAAACTCTTAGAAGTGTTAGAAAGGAGGCAGAAACAAATGGAAGAGCTGGCGGAGAAGAGAAATGCAGGGGACCGCTGAAATCAGACATCTTCTATGCAAGGACGTATCTGCTCACCTGTCCTGCAAGCAGAAAAACAGGGTGGCCATCATCTAACTGTCattcatgaatgaatgaaagattgTATGGGTTTGCACAGAAAAATGTTTGGGGGATTTTCTGTCACATTGCCTTCATTATAAACCCAGTACCTGCCAAGTGAGACATACATATTTAATACAttacagtgtaaaaaaaaactcaaattgtTTTGCCTTTAtctgaaaaaaaattatgaacaCTCAAAAGACTTTCTACAAATATTTGGCGAAGGTTTTATGAAGATTGCATTCTAAAACATGAATTGTTTTTTCAGGAGTTTGCAGCATGTCTgtgttctttttctcactcagaacttttctttttaactcttttggcttGAATGTATAAATGTGTGTATTCCAATTAAATGTAAGGCACTCTGGGGCGTCGTagtggggggaaaagggggactgagttaccagggccccagttggggggagggcccttgaggagtctgtaattttattttcctttaaatattaaTACCATTTAAAGGTCACAATATATGTTtctaactaatgtaaatgtaatgttttgggtaaataaatcgtttgattaatggattgaattgtgtgtCCTAGCCTAGTGTCTGGGGACAGGCCCCCCCCCTGCACGAAATGGTTTAGTCCGCTTTCACCGGGCTTTTTAACGAGGCGCGTTTAACATAGCGTTCATGCTGCTGAAGCAGCGCATGCGCATTGTAGGCtatctgtgctatggaagatgatgcacaagaaaacaaaacctgGTTTTCAGAAacggaaagagacaagaaaagaaatgagggaaagcaactgctcacaaaCTCCTTTCCTAAGAAAGGCGAGCCCAAtgtgaaagcaaatagcctacattaaatgaacacccgtggttataaatgcttcaataccaccaccagtgctaaaaactgcacaacacaaaattagaaataacataatgccttttttgtttgcattgcaatagtatactaatcaaaaattaaattaatatttattatttGGCCATAGCATAATTAGGCTAATAGCCTAATTTAGTCTCAGTGTCAGGTTCATAAGGGTAGGCTGTCAAATTAATAGCAAAGCTAACTTGTGAACCGCATGGCACTCAGTTTCAGAGCCTGTCACAGAGGGGGATGCAGCAACACACCCCTCATCCTCTGATACTGGGGATCTGAGACAAGGTGAGCCTTTAGTTTAAAATGAAAGCACATGATTTTAGCTATTTTTACTGTAATATGTTAAGCAACACCTAAAGTCATGCTCTGTTTTTTACTGAAGCCTATGTTTGGCTATAGCCTAATTACTTATTCTAGACTAAAAgtttacatttttgtcacatccataagaaacataaaatgccacatacataactgactggactggtagtaGTACACCCTTGTTGTTAGATgctttcagcattgttaactgctgagctttttattttattttttttggggcggccatggccactgcttgtgcatagggcccagaatttggtgctatgCCCCGAAGgcactactagcactgtttttgccatccaaactggtcctattgcaagaggatagtgatgaccacagcagtggtttttatgcttttcctggttaaataagaattgtttcagtttttttttttaaaaatgcattgcaagaatcaaaattgaaataagtataaaaaaaaattcatgaggtaaagcaTAAAATAATGTGCtggtgtattgttttgagtgcaatacagctcAAAGATTATTTCCAAATtattgttttcatttttaatgtcaacatactgtcccaattttttctgatttgggattgtagaTATATAATTTATTGTATACGTATATGAATGCTATCCATACCAgcaatagtgtcttgcaaaagtattcatcgcccttggtgttttgtcgcattacaagctggaattaaaatggattttttggggggttagcaccatttgatttacacaatacacggagtgcagaattattaggcaagttgtatttttgaggattagttttattattgaacaacaactatgttctcaatcaaacaaaaagactcaaatatcaaagctgaatatgtatggaagttagagtggggtgtttttagttttggccattttaggagaatatgcatgtgttcaggtaactttcactgtgcagaattattaggcaacttaataaaaaccaaatatgtagccatttcacttatttattttcaccaggtacactgatatgacaactccagatttgcaaataaacatatctgacattcaaacacaaaacaaaaacaaaatcagtgaccaatatagccacccttcttcatgaggacactcaaaagccttccatccatagattctgtcaatttctttatctgttcacgaccaacattgtgtgcagcagcaaccacggcctcccagacgctgttcagagaggtgtactgttttccctctttttagacctcacgttttataatggaccacaggttctctatggggtttaggtcaggtgaacaagggggccatgtcattatttttttcacctttcagacctttactggctagccacgcagtggagtatttggacgcatgagatggagcgttatcctgcatgaaaatcatgttcttcttgaaagatgctgactttttcctataccactgcttgaaggtttcttccaggaactggcagtaggtctgggagttgagtttgagtccatcctcaactcgaaaaggtccaacaagctcgtctttgatgataccagcccatagcagtactccacctccaccttgctggcgtccgagtcggagtggagctctgtgcccattactgatccagccacaggcccatccatctggcccatcaagagtcactctcatctcatcagaccacagcaccttagaaaaatcagtcttaagatatttcttggcccagtcttgacgttttatcttgtgtgccttactcagtggtggtcatttttcagccttccttaccttggccatgtccctcagtattgcacaccttgtactctttgacactccaggaatgttacaactctggaatatggcagaactggatgctaatggctgcttgttagcttcacgcttgattttc
Above is a genomic segment from Neoarius graeffei isolate fNeoGra1 chromosome 14, fNeoGra1.pri, whole genome shotgun sequence containing:
- the armc7 gene encoding armadillo repeat-containing protein 7; this translates as MDRFCASDRLEYLQGLVTEFQDTDSEEAKEQILANLANFSYDPRNMEALRMLQVTELFLDMLTEENENFVEFGIGGLCNLSMDQECRDQILQSGGIPLVTACLSSHRDETILSAITTLMNLTTEASHSQTTDSAVVQCMLRFSLAQNPRLSNLATVFLQDYCTQDQVDQARELLQGHSQSAIGIPLPKD